One window of Oscillibacter hominis genomic DNA carries:
- the gltX gene encoding glutamate--tRNA ligase, whose product MPIDKAFFDEMEARIPKGKVRTRFAPSPTGYMHVGNLRTALYTWLIARSHGGTFILRIEDTDQGRLVEGAVDVIYKTMAECGLDHDEGPDVGGPVGPYIQTERRDLYGKYAELLIEKGAAYRCFCNKEDAAEVDVADGVSIHKYDGRCSRLSEAEIQANLDAGKPYVIRQKIPRGGTTTFHDAIFGDITVDNETLDDQVLIKSDGLPTYNFANVIDDHLMGITHVVRGSEYLSSAPKYNLLYEAFGWEIPTYVHCSPVMRDAQNKMSKRHGDPSYEDLIARGYLTEAVLNYVALLGWSPKGELAEQEVFSLQELVQAFDISGISKSPAIFDIVKLDHFNAIYLRSLSPEDFAKVAEPYIRQSVKNPALSVPEIAALLQARCERLSDIPEKVDFFDALPAYGKEFYVNKKSKTDESVSARMLEAAIPVLEALPQWTSEAIHDALIGLAAQLEVKNATLMWPVRIAAAGKLVTPGGAVEICHILGKEETLRRLNAGLSKLQ is encoded by the coding sequence ATGCCAATCGATAAAGCCTTTTTCGACGAGATGGAGGCCCGCATTCCCAAGGGAAAGGTCCGCACCCGCTTCGCCCCCTCTCCCACCGGATACATGCACGTGGGCAACCTGCGCACCGCGCTCTACACCTGGCTCATCGCCCGCAGCCACGGCGGCACCTTTATCCTCCGCATTGAGGACACAGACCAGGGCCGCCTGGTGGAGGGCGCTGTGGATGTGATCTACAAGACAATGGCCGAGTGCGGGCTGGACCACGATGAAGGCCCCGATGTGGGCGGACCCGTGGGCCCCTATATCCAAACGGAGCGCCGGGACCTCTATGGGAAGTATGCCGAGCTGCTGATCGAAAAAGGCGCTGCCTACCGCTGCTTCTGCAACAAGGAGGACGCGGCGGAAGTGGACGTGGCCGACGGCGTCTCCATCCACAAATACGACGGCCGCTGCTCCCGACTGAGCGAGGCGGAGATTCAGGCCAACCTGGACGCGGGCAAACCCTATGTCATCCGCCAAAAAATTCCAAGAGGCGGCACTACCACCTTCCACGATGCCATTTTCGGCGACATCACCGTGGACAACGAGACGCTGGACGACCAGGTGCTCATCAAGTCCGACGGATTGCCCACCTACAATTTCGCCAACGTGATCGACGACCACCTGATGGGTATCACCCACGTGGTCCGGGGCAGCGAATACCTTTCCTCCGCACCGAAATACAACCTGCTCTATGAGGCGTTCGGCTGGGAGATTCCAACTTATGTCCACTGCTCCCCCGTGATGCGGGACGCCCAGAACAAGATGAGCAAGCGGCACGGCGACCCCTCCTATGAGGACCTGATCGCCCGGGGCTATCTGACGGAGGCGGTGCTCAACTATGTGGCCCTTCTGGGCTGGTCTCCCAAGGGGGAGTTAGCGGAGCAAGAGGTCTTCTCCCTCCAGGAGCTGGTGCAGGCATTCGACATCTCCGGAATCTCCAAATCCCCTGCAATCTTTGATATTGTAAAGTTAGATCACTTTAATGCAATTTACCTCCGCAGCCTCTCTCCCGAGGATTTTGCAAAAGTGGCGGAGCCCTACATCCGCCAGAGCGTGAAAAATCCTGCGCTGTCGGTTCCGGAGATCGCCGCCCTGCTCCAGGCCCGGTGCGAGCGGCTCAGCGATATTCCGGAAAAGGTGGACTTCTTCGACGCGCTTCCCGCCTACGGAAAAGAGTTTTATGTCAACAAGAAATCCAAGACCGACGAATCCGTCTCCGCGCGGATGTTAGAGGCGGCCATTCCGGTGCTGGAGGCTCTGCCCCAGTGGACCTCCGAGGCCATCCACGATGCCCTGATCGGCCTTGCCGCTCAGCTGGAGGTGAAAAACGCCACGCTGATGTGGCCCGTGCGCATTGCCGCCGCCGGCAAGCTGGTCACTCCTGGCGGAGCCGTGGAAATCTGCCACATCTTAGGGAAGGAAGAGACCCTGCGCCGCCTGAACGCCGGGCTCTCCAAACTGCAATGA
- a CDS encoding stage II sporulation protein M, with protein MIAEQWALLRQQWRSGFSSALARTAIAFLILTVIGFGVSLAFPELLNRVMDFFMGYLMDGDVVNETGTISAGALLRNNLTACFYAISYGLIPFLYLPAATLGINATLIGAMAAYYAVSGLSPLLFLAALLPHGIFELPALVISFTAGLELCRQITGRCLGREGIPPMLQCLSDAARLYLFPVLPLLAVAALMEAYVTPWLTSFFLPI; from the coding sequence ATGATTGCAGAGCAGTGGGCATTGCTGCGCCAGCAATGGAGAAGCGGATTTTCCTCCGCCCTGGCGCGCACCGCCATCGCCTTCTTGATCCTGACGGTCATCGGCTTTGGTGTCAGCTTGGCTTTTCCGGAGCTTTTGAACCGGGTGATGGACTTCTTTATGGGGTATCTGATGGACGGCGATGTAGTGAATGAAACTGGCACAATTTCCGCCGGCGCCCTCCTTCGAAATAACCTGACCGCCTGCTTCTATGCCATCAGCTACGGCCTGATCCCCTTCCTCTATCTGCCGGCGGCCACGCTTGGGATCAATGCGACGCTGATCGGCGCCATGGCGGCCTACTACGCCGTCAGCGGCCTTTCGCCGCTGCTGTTCCTGGCCGCGCTTTTGCCCCACGGCATCTTTGAGCTGCCTGCTCTGGTGATCTCCTTTACCGCGGGGCTGGAGTTATGCCGCCAGATCACCGGGCGGTGCCTCGGCCGGGAGGGCATCCCTCCCATGCTCCAGTGCCTTTCCGACGCCGCACGGCTCTACCTCTTCCCTGTGCTGCCGCTGCTGGCCGTTGCCGCGTTGATGGAGGCGTATGTCACCCCCTGGCTGACCTCGTTCTTTCTTCCAATTTGA
- a CDS encoding glutamine synthetase III family protein codes for MIQDPVNVPKLFGSMVFNEDVMKQRLSPTVYSSWKQCIADGTPLDRSIAHDIANAMKDWAVEKGATHFTHWFQPMTGYTAEKHDSFITPTEDGHVIMEFSGKELVRGESDASSFPSGGLRATFEARGYTAWDPTSFAFIKDGTLYIPTVFCSYSGQALDKKTPLLRSMELVSRQSVRILRLFGNDAVKKVTAQVGAEQEYFLVDESVYYKRDDLKLCGRTLFGAKPPKGQELDDHYYGVIRPRVAAYMKDLDTELWKLGVLSKTKHNEVAPAQHEMAPIYNNANAACDHNQLAMELMKTVAERHGLVCLLHEKPFAGVNGSGKHDNWSLTTDTGENLFKPGKTPSQNAQFLLFLAAFIKGVDDYQEMLRSTVASAGNDHRLGGNEAPPAIVSIFLGDELMEIIDSIVAGSAYVDKKKKNLQIGVDVLPNIPQDTTDRNRTSPLAFTGNKFEFRMLGSTQSIAGPNIVINTIMAEELRQFADQLESSKDFQADLQKLLRKTFKEHQRIIFSGNGYDESWTREAERRGLANLVSTADCLPAYVSKKNVELFTKNGIFTEDEMAARNAIHLESYCKVIHIEALTLIEMVKRNILPAVSRYSDALSTSLLHRKEAVPSASFQVEETLISKLSRQNSALLDLILQLEKAVEQAPGEDAGYEQANYYHDSVLSLLNEARTVIDDLETMTAKEYWPYPTYSDILFSV; via the coding sequence ATGATTCAGGACCCTGTCAATGTACCAAAGCTGTTCGGTTCCATGGTGTTCAATGAGGACGTGATGAAGCAGCGCCTCTCCCCCACCGTCTACTCCTCCTGGAAGCAATGCATTGCCGATGGCACCCCGCTGGACCGCTCCATCGCCCACGACATCGCCAATGCCATGAAGGACTGGGCCGTGGAAAAGGGGGCCACCCACTTCACCCACTGGTTCCAGCCCATGACCGGCTATACCGCGGAAAAGCACGACAGCTTTATCACGCCGACGGAGGACGGGCATGTCATCATGGAGTTCTCCGGCAAGGAGCTGGTGCGGGGCGAGTCCGACGCCTCCAGCTTCCCCTCCGGCGGGCTGCGGGCCACCTTTGAGGCCAGGGGCTACACCGCCTGGGACCCCACCTCTTTCGCCTTCATCAAAGACGGCACGCTGTACATCCCCACGGTGTTCTGCTCCTACTCCGGCCAGGCGCTGGACAAGAAAACGCCTCTGCTGCGCTCCATGGAGTTGGTGAGCCGCCAGTCGGTGCGGATCCTCCGCCTCTTCGGCAACGATGCGGTCAAGAAGGTCACCGCCCAGGTGGGCGCGGAGCAGGAGTATTTTCTGGTGGACGAATCGGTCTACTATAAGCGGGATGATCTGAAGCTCTGCGGCCGGACGCTGTTCGGTGCAAAGCCGCCCAAGGGCCAGGAATTGGATGACCACTACTATGGCGTGATCCGCCCCCGGGTGGCGGCCTACATGAAGGACCTGGACACGGAGCTTTGGAAGTTGGGCGTGCTCAGCAAGACCAAGCACAACGAGGTGGCGCCGGCCCAGCACGAGATGGCCCCCATCTACAACAACGCCAACGCGGCCTGCGACCACAACCAGTTGGCCATGGAACTGATGAAGACCGTGGCGGAGCGCCACGGCCTGGTTTGCCTGCTCCACGAAAAGCCCTTTGCCGGCGTCAACGGCTCCGGCAAGCACGACAACTGGTCGCTGACCACCGACACCGGGGAGAATCTCTTCAAGCCCGGCAAGACCCCCAGCCAGAACGCCCAGTTCCTGCTGTTCTTAGCCGCCTTCATCAAGGGCGTGGACGACTATCAGGAGATGCTGCGCTCCACGGTGGCCTCCGCCGGAAATGACCACCGCCTGGGCGGCAACGAGGCGCCTCCCGCCATCGTCTCCATCTTCCTGGGCGACGAGCTGATGGAAATCATCGACTCCATCGTGGCCGGCTCCGCCTATGTGGACAAGAAGAAAAAGAACCTCCAGATCGGCGTGGATGTGCTGCCCAATATCCCGCAGGACACCACCGACCGGAACCGGACCTCCCCCCTTGCCTTTACGGGCAACAAGTTTGAGTTCCGCATGCTGGGCTCCACCCAGTCCATTGCCGGTCCAAACATCGTCATCAACACCATCATGGCCGAGGAGCTGCGCCAGTTTGCCGACCAGCTGGAGAGCTCCAAGGACTTCCAGGCGGACCTTCAGAAGCTTCTGCGCAAGACCTTCAAGGAGCACCAGCGCATCATCTTCAGCGGCAACGGCTACGATGAGTCCTGGACCCGGGAGGCGGAGCGGCGTGGCCTTGCCAACCTGGTCAGCACCGCCGACTGCCTGCCGGCCTATGTCTCCAAAAAGAATGTGGAACTGTTCACCAAAAACGGCATCTTCACCGAAGATGAGATGGCCGCCCGCAACGCCATCCACCTGGAGAGCTACTGCAAGGTCATCCACATCGAGGCGCTGACGCTGATCGAGATGGTGAAGCGGAACATCCTCCCCGCTGTCAGCCGCTATTCCGACGCGCTCTCCACCTCACTGCTGCACCGCAAAGAGGCGGTCCCCTCCGCCTCCTTTCAGGTGGAGGAAACCCTGATCTCCAAACTCTCCCGCCAAAACAGCGCCCTCCTGGATCTCATACTCCAACTGGAAAAGGCTGTGGAGCAGGCCCCGGGCGAAGACGCAGGGTACGAGCAGGCCAATTACTACCATGACTCCGTGCTGTCGCTGCTGAACGAGGCCCGCACGGTCATCGATGATCTGGAAACCATGACCGCCAAGGAATACTGGCCCTATCCCACCTACAGCGATATCCTCTTCTCCGTGTAA
- a CDS encoding YkvI family membrane protein: MKKLTAARLAVTYAGCFLGAGYVSGQELWQFFGSFGKMAGLGLLLAVALLAAFGTMLLRLAQMTEIEDVDRLVVRQEWPWLRKLLSIFMCVSLCGVIAIMSAGAGALMQQLFTIPSWLGGILMTAAVVLMAQRGLQGLVSAFSVLVPVLVLATVLVAISELIRFPITQAAFAPVSEGSFLMKYWPTAAATFASYNAMGAVGVLAPLGKYADQKKTVWRGVALGCSMLLLIALSVILALRACPQAIAQELPMLALASAVNPALAYVYGALLLAAMFGTSLSSLVAVTTLLGQKFPKVEENRGKATALLGGAAALGSLVGFGELISVLYPMFGYLSGVFLLFMMSHYLWCRRQEKERVQESCQ, translated from the coding sequence ATGAAGAAGTTAACCGCTGCCAGGCTGGCGGTGACGTATGCGGGCTGTTTCTTAGGGGCCGGGTATGTGTCGGGACAGGAGCTCTGGCAGTTTTTTGGGAGTTTCGGCAAAATGGCGGGGCTGGGACTGCTGCTGGCCGTGGCACTTTTGGCAGCGTTTGGCACGATGCTGCTGCGCCTGGCCCAAATGACAGAAATCGAAGATGTGGATCGTTTGGTGGTCCGGCAGGAATGGCCCTGGCTGCGAAAGCTGCTGTCCATTTTTATGTGCGTATCGCTATGCGGCGTTATAGCCATCATGTCCGCCGGAGCCGGCGCACTGATGCAGCAGCTCTTTACCATTCCTTCCTGGCTGGGGGGAATCCTGATGACCGCGGCGGTGGTGCTGATGGCGCAGCGGGGGCTGCAGGGGCTGGTATCCGCCTTTTCCGTCTTAGTGCCGGTTTTGGTGCTGGCCACGGTACTGGTGGCCATCTCGGAGCTGATCCGCTTTCCAATTACCCAGGCGGCCTTTGCCCCTGTTTCAGAGGGCAGCTTTTTGATGAAATACTGGCCCACAGCCGCCGCCACATTTGCCTCCTACAACGCAATGGGCGCAGTCGGCGTCCTGGCTCCCCTGGGAAAGTATGCGGATCAGAAGAAAACCGTGTGGAGAGGCGTGGCCCTGGGCTGCAGCATGCTTCTGCTCATTGCCCTGAGCGTGATCCTGGCGCTTCGGGCCTGCCCCCAGGCAATCGCCCAGGAGCTGCCCATGCTTGCACTGGCTTCTGCGGTGAACCCCGCACTGGCCTATGTCTACGGGGCGCTGCTGCTGGCGGCGATGTTCGGCACTTCTCTTTCCAGCCTGGTGGCCGTGACCACCCTGCTGGGGCAGAAGTTCCCAAAGGTGGAAGAAAACCGCGGGAAAGCAACCGCACTTTTGGGGGGCGCCGCGGCGCTTGGCAGCCTGGTCGGGTTCGGCGAGCTGATCAGCGTACTCTATCCGATGTTTGGCTATTTAAGCGGGGTGTTTTTGCTGTTCATGATGTCCCACTACCTCTGGTGCAGGCGTCAGGAGAAAGAGCGGGTTCAGGAAAGCTGTCAGTAG
- the asnA gene encoding aspartate--ammonia ligase, with protein MSKVYIPEGYQSPLSNYEMQRAIEFIKSNFQANLSNALNLRRVSAPLFVDENSGLNDNLNGFERPVGFDIPDVGANGQVVHSLAKWKRLALKRYEFHVGKGLYTDMNAIRRDEEVDNIHSIYVDQWDWEKIISRENRTMEYLKETVRSIVGAVCETSEALDVAFPSLHVKLDRDVFFITSQELEDLYPDLDAHQRENEICRQHHTVFLMQIGGKLRSGKPHDGRAPDYDDWKLNGDILFWNDVLGRSFEISSMGIRVDEASLDEQLNLAGCNERRKLPFHKMLLDGQLPLTMGGGIGQSRLCMLMIGTCHIGEVQVSLWDHDTQETCEKAGIMLL; from the coding sequence ATGAGTAAAGTCTATATTCCGGAGGGGTACCAATCTCCGCTCTCCAACTACGAGATGCAGCGTGCCATCGAATTTATCAAGTCCAATTTTCAGGCGAACCTGAGCAATGCGCTGAATCTGAGACGGGTCAGCGCGCCGCTGTTTGTGGATGAGAACTCCGGTTTGAACGACAACCTGAACGGTTTTGAGCGCCCTGTGGGGTTTGATATCCCGGACGTGGGCGCCAACGGACAGGTGGTGCACTCTCTGGCCAAGTGGAAGCGCCTTGCGCTCAAGCGCTACGAATTCCATGTGGGCAAGGGCCTCTACACCGATATGAACGCCATCCGCCGGGACGAAGAGGTGGACAACATCCACTCCATCTATGTGGACCAGTGGGACTGGGAGAAGATCATCTCCCGGGAAAACCGGACGATGGAGTACCTGAAGGAGACGGTCCGGAGCATTGTTGGCGCCGTGTGCGAGACCTCCGAGGCGCTGGATGTGGCCTTTCCCAGCCTGCATGTGAAGCTGGACCGGGATGTGTTTTTCATCACCTCCCAGGAGTTGGAGGACCTGTATCCCGATCTGGACGCCCACCAGCGTGAAAATGAGATCTGCCGCCAGCACCACACCGTGTTCCTGATGCAGATTGGCGGCAAGCTGCGCAGCGGCAAGCCCCACGACGGCCGCGCCCCCGACTATGACGACTGGAAGCTCAACGGCGACATCCTCTTCTGGAACGACGTGCTGGGCCGCTCCTTTGAAATCTCCTCCATGGGCATCCGCGTGGACGAGGCCTCCCTGGACGAGCAGCTGAACCTGGCCGGCTGCAACGAGCGCCGGAAGCTCCCCTTCCATAAGATGCTGTTGGACGGCCAGCTACCCCTGACCATGGGCGGCGGCATTGGCCAGTCCCGCCTGTGTATGCTGATGATCGGCACCTGCCACATCGGCGAGGTGCAGGTCAGCCTGTGGGATCACGATACCCAGGAGACCTGCGAAAAAGCCGGGATCATGCTGCTGTAA
- a CDS encoding helix-turn-helix domain-containing protein — protein sequence MNTKNTGLLISNARKEKGLTQKELAETLHVSDRTVSKWERGAGFPDVTLLEPLSDALEIPVQSLLSGEREIGDYTAQDDRAVRDAIKAVYAQYKRKARKNRGRTVASIFLTVFLGLFLFAILDHTGAFLRDVRFEIPAAIYEGGEKVGETLIQIDGSLQQIGRRNFQGVFSMDCAEKTGRKDVSAYITWDREGFQVISYYSPGIARVPAGIGRHLYISPDMQQFALTLEDGRVVATNDCIASLQEIAGCRYALSYESGYPYFSYVDH from the coding sequence ATGAATACGAAGAACACAGGGCTGCTGATCAGCAATGCAAGGAAAGAAAAAGGGCTCACGCAAAAAGAGCTTGCGGAAACGCTGCATGTCTCAGACCGCACAGTGAGCAAATGGGAGCGGGGCGCGGGATTCCCGGACGTGACGCTGCTGGAGCCGCTCTCCGACGCCCTTGAGATTCCCGTCCAGAGCCTTCTGAGCGGCGAACGCGAAATCGGCGACTACACGGCACAGGACGACCGCGCCGTGCGGGATGCCATCAAGGCCGTCTACGCCCAATATAAAAGGAAGGCCCGAAAAAATAGAGGCAGAACAGTCGCGTCTATCTTCCTGACCGTGTTCCTTGGCCTCTTCCTCTTTGCTATTTTAGACCACACTGGTGCATTCCTCAGGGACGTCCGATTCGAAATCCCCGCGGCCATATACGAGGGCGGAGAGAAGGTTGGGGAAACCCTTATTCAAATAGATGGCTCGCTGCAGCAGATCGGCAGGCGGAACTTCCAGGGCGTCTTTTCCATGGACTGTGCTGAGAAAACCGGACGGAAGGACGTCAGCGCATACATCACCTGGGACCGGGAGGGGTTTCAGGTGATCAGCTACTATAGCCCCGGCATTGCGCGGGTTCCCGCGGGAATCGGGCGTCATCTATATATATCGCCGGACATGCAGCAGTTTGCGCTGACGCTGGAGGACGGAAGGGTCGTCGCCACCAACGACTGCATTGCAAGCCTCCAGGAGATAGCGGGCTGCAGGTATGCGCTGTCCTATGAAAGCGGCTATCCCTATTTTTCTTACGTGGATCATTGA
- the yihA gene encoding ribosome biogenesis GTP-binding protein YihA/YsxC, translating to MALNFGNAEFVRSAASPSQFVRDGAPQIVFAGRSNVGKSSVINRLLGRKNFARVGSAPGKTSQINYFRIDRQAYLVDLPGYGYAKVSKAEKERWGQLMESYFQDEGELITLGVLIVDARHKPTADDCVMCDWFRQSRCPMIVVANKVDKLKKSEVEANLQLIRDTLQIAEGEPMVAFSAEKGEGRETLLRELSLHCG from the coding sequence ATGGCACTGAATTTTGGAAACGCCGAGTTTGTGCGTTCGGCTGCCAGCCCAAGCCAGTTCGTCCGTGACGGCGCGCCGCAGATCGTCTTTGCAGGCCGGTCCAACGTGGGGAAGTCTTCCGTCATCAACCGGCTGCTTGGTCGGAAAAACTTTGCCCGCGTGGGCTCCGCGCCGGGAAAGACCAGCCAGATCAACTATTTCCGCATAGACCGGCAAGCGTACCTGGTGGATTTGCCGGGATATGGATATGCCAAGGTCAGCAAGGCGGAGAAGGAGCGCTGGGGCCAGCTGATGGAGTCTTACTTCCAGGACGAGGGGGAATTGATCACCCTGGGCGTGCTGATTGTGGACGCCAGGCATAAGCCCACAGCAGACGACTGCGTCATGTGCGACTGGTTCCGCCAGAGCCGCTGTCCCATGATTGTGGTGGCCAATAAGGTGGATAAGCTGAAAAAGAGCGAGGTGGAAGCCAACCTCCAACTGATCCGCGATACGCTTCAGATCGCGGAAGGGGAGCCAATGGTGGCTTTTTCCGCAGAAAAAGGGGAGGGGAGGGAAACGCTCCTGCGGGAGCTGTCCCTCCACTGCGGGTAA